Proteins encoded within one genomic window of Candidatus Methylomirabilota bacterium:
- a CDS encoding ABC transporter permease, producing MKTYVAQRLGIAVLTLLGMSVVIFVLLRLAPGDIVDILFSTAGFVDPGARTEIMRELGLDRPLWVQYLEWLRQILSGDLGKSYRYDLPAWEVIRPLIPVTVELAVLSTLIAVLLGVPTGVVSAVRQDTTLDYVLRVVSLAGLSMPSFWLGMVIILGLVAWLGWIPPMTYVRPTENFRLHAVQFLLPALAVGYRSSALIMRITRSSLLEVLREDYVRTAWAKGQRGRVVIWRHALKNAILPVVTVIGIEFAFLIGGLVVTETVFNLPGVARFLVQAILWRDYPIVQNLVMFIAIIVILSNLLVDLLYGVLDPRVRYGR from the coding sequence GTGAAGACCTACGTCGCCCAGCGGCTGGGCATCGCCGTGCTGACCTTGCTGGGCATGTCGGTCGTGATCTTCGTGCTGCTCCGCCTCGCCCCGGGCGACATCGTCGACATCCTGTTCTCGACCGCCGGCTTCGTGGACCCGGGCGCCCGTACAGAGATCATGCGGGAGCTCGGCCTGGACCGGCCACTGTGGGTCCAGTACCTCGAGTGGCTCCGCCAGATCCTGTCGGGGGACCTCGGCAAGTCCTACCGCTACGATTTGCCGGCGTGGGAAGTCATCCGACCGCTGATCCCCGTCACCGTGGAGCTGGCCGTGCTCTCGACCCTGATCGCCGTGCTCCTCGGCGTGCCGACCGGCGTGGTGAGCGCGGTCCGCCAGGACACGACGCTCGACTACGTGCTGCGCGTGGTGAGCCTGGCCGGGCTCTCGATGCCGTCTTTCTGGCTCGGGATGGTGATCATCCTGGGGCTGGTGGCCTGGCTCGGGTGGATCCCGCCCATGACCTACGTGCGGCCCACCGAGAACTTCCGGCTGCACGCCGTGCAGTTCCTGCTCCCCGCCCTGGCGGTGGGCTATCGCTCATCGGCATTGATCATGCGCATCACGCGCTCGTCGCTCCTGGAGGTGCTGCGCGAGGACTATGTGCGAACGGCATGGGCCAAGGGGCAGCGCGGCCGAGTGGTGATCTGGCGGCACGCCCTCAAGAACGCGATCCTCCCGGTGGTGACAGTGATCGGCATCGAGTTCGCCTTCCTCATCGGCGGGCTGGTAGTGACCGAGACGGTGTTCAATTTGCCGGGCGTGGCCCGCTTCCTGGTCCAGGCCATCCTCTGGCGCGACTATCCCATCGTCCAGAACCTGGTGATGTTCATCGCGATCATTGTCATCCTCTCCAACCTCTTGGTGGACCTCCTCTACGGCGTGCTCGACCCACGGGTGCGGTATGGCCGTTAG
- a CDS encoding ABC transporter substrate-binding protein, translating to MRRFRILTVMGGLMLAALVVASTPVAGQAPRPGGTLNVMLREDLPQGFAIHETATISTVFPASPCFNNLVYFDPLKPVESPDTIIGELAEKWSWQDNYRNLIFFLRKDVKWHDGKPFTSKDVKFTFDMLREASDAPAKLRINPRKDWYANVEAIEAADAHTVVFRLKRPQPSLLTMLASGYTPIYAAHVPPASYRTGCIGTGPFKLKEWRKGEFVEFVKNPDYFVKGRPYLDGLRYVVIQERGTRTAALQAGQLDVAFPGETTKTTAEQLKKAVPQLVAAPVGTAVSDNIIMNVKKPPFDNVKVRLAVSYAIDRRGLIQAVHQGGAFLAGSLPSRPFGIWGLLEKDLTALPGYGKLEDMKARAKKVLAEAGITPQNPLRVEMVTRAIAIYVDMASFVINELKQVGIEATLKQIETAQWHAMATRGDYQIGANLTGLGVDDPDANFYENYGCASPRNYSQYCSEQVTTMIDQQSQELDPKKRLALVHAIQKRLEEDAARPILDYRLDYFTVWPHVKNMIPHHNIYNFGRMQEVWRDK from the coding sequence ATGAGGCGGTTCCGCATTCTGACCGTCATGGGCGGGCTCATGCTCGCCGCGCTGGTGGTGGCGTCGACGCCCGTCGCTGGCCAGGCGCCCAGGCCCGGCGGCACGCTCAACGTGATGCTACGCGAGGATCTCCCGCAAGGCTTCGCCATCCACGAGACCGCCACGATCTCGACCGTGTTTCCCGCCAGCCCGTGCTTCAACAACCTGGTGTACTTCGATCCCCTCAAGCCCGTGGAGAGTCCCGATACCATCATCGGCGAGCTGGCCGAGAAGTGGTCCTGGCAGGACAACTACCGCAACCTGATCTTCTTCCTCCGCAAGGACGTCAAGTGGCACGACGGGAAGCCCTTCACCTCGAAGGACGTCAAGTTCACCTTTGACATGCTGCGCGAGGCGTCCGACGCCCCGGCCAAGCTCCGCATCAACCCGCGGAAGGACTGGTACGCCAACGTGGAAGCCATCGAGGCGGCCGACGCCCACACGGTGGTCTTCCGGCTGAAGCGTCCCCAGCCGTCGCTCCTGACCATGCTCGCCTCGGGCTACACGCCGATCTACGCCGCGCACGTCCCACCGGCCAGCTACCGAACGGGCTGTATCGGCACCGGGCCCTTCAAGCTCAAGGAGTGGCGGAAGGGCGAATTCGTCGAGTTCGTCAAGAACCCCGACTATTTCGTGAAGGGCCGGCCGTACCTCGACGGCCTCCGCTACGTGGTCATCCAGGAGCGGGGGACGCGGACCGCCGCGCTCCAGGCCGGACAGCTCGACGTCGCCTTCCCCGGCGAAACCACCAAGACGACCGCCGAGCAGCTCAAGAAGGCGGTTCCTCAGCTGGTGGCGGCGCCGGTGGGCACGGCCGTCAGCGACAACATCATCATGAACGTCAAGAAGCCGCCCTTCGACAACGTGAAGGTGCGGCTGGCGGTGAGCTACGCCATTGATCGCCGGGGCCTGATCCAGGCCGTGCACCAGGGCGGGGCCTTCCTGGCGGGCTCGCTGCCGTCCAGGCCTTTCGGCATCTGGGGCCTCCTCGAGAAGGACCTGACCGCGCTGCCGGGCTATGGAAAGCTCGAAGACATGAAAGCGCGGGCGAAGAAGGTCTTGGCCGAGGCGGGCATCACGCCCCAGAATCCCCTCCGCGTCGAGATGGTGACCCGCGCCATCGCGATCTACGTGGACATGGCCTCCTTCGTGATCAACGAGCTGAAGCAGGTCGGCATCGAAGCCACCCTCAAGCAGATCGAGACCGCGCAGTGGCACGCGATGGCCACCCGGGGGGACTACCAGATCGGCGCCAACCTCACCGGTCTGGGGGTGGACGACCCCGACGCCAACTTCTACGAGAATTACGGCTGCGCCTCTCCGCGCAACTATAGCCAGTACTGCAGCGAGCAGGTGACGACGATGATCGACCAGCAGTCGCAGGAGCTGGACCCGAAGAAGCGCCTGGCCCTGGTCCACGCGATCCAGAAGAGGCTGGAAGAGGACGCGGCGCGGCCGATTCTGGACTATCGGCTCGATTACTTCACGGTCTGGCCGCACGTCAAGAACATGATCCCGCACCACAACATCTACAACTTCGGCCGCATGCAAGAGGTCTGGCGGGACAAGTAG
- a CDS encoding FxLYD domain-containing protein — MTLRSAMAGDAWNCPHCGERILRSAATCPACQRHLRFDAVSVARPSPSTVCPLSVDGTIRHPGTEAAWEYSVLIEIHDERGELVARRVVGVGALRPGETRKFTLRVEVLVPEKSTLSAAS; from the coding sequence ATGACCCTGCGCAGCGCCATGGCGGGCGACGCCTGGAACTGCCCGCACTGCGGAGAGCGCATCCTCCGCAGTGCGGCCACCTGCCCGGCGTGCCAGCGCCACCTCCGGTTCGATGCCGTCAGCGTCGCGCGGCCGTCGCCGTCTACCGTCTGTCCTCTGAGCGTGGACGGCACGATCCGCCACCCGGGAACCGAGGCCGCGTGGGAGTACTCCGTGCTCATCGAGATCCATGACGAGCGGGGCGAGCTGGTCGCCCGCCGCGTCGTCGGCGTCGGGGCCCTTCGTCCCGGCGAGACGCGGAAGTTCACCCTCCGCGTGGAGGTCCTCGTCCCCGAGAAGTCGACGCTGAGCGCCGCGTCCTAG
- a CDS encoding polymer-forming cytoskeletal protein has protein sequence MTKPEPKVETPPAAPFPAPMRSAEPLRGAEEKPMAISQAKPSESVLAAGLTIEGKIEGNGNIRVAGRFKGNVNVKGELTIEPGASIDGEVKADTVLVGGEVRGHIVSKARVEFKESGTLIGDLKAGSLTVAAGSKMRGKVEFGWKEGEIEGATAPESAPPSVR, from the coding sequence GTGACCAAGCCCGAGCCCAAGGTCGAGACGCCGCCTGCCGCGCCGTTTCCGGCCCCGATGCGTTCGGCGGAGCCCCTACGGGGAGCGGAGGAAAAGCCGATGGCGATCAGCCAAGCGAAGCCGTCCGAGTCGGTCCTGGCCGCGGGCCTCACGATCGAAGGGAAGATCGAGGGCAACGGCAACATCCGCGTGGCCGGCCGCTTCAAGGGCAATGTCAACGTCAAGGGCGAGTTGACGATCGAGCCCGGCGCGTCGATCGACGGCGAGGTGAAGGCCGACACCGTGCTCGTCGGGGGCGAGGTGCGCGGGCACATCGTCTCCAAGGCCCGCGTGGAGTTCAAAGAGTCCGGCACGCTGATCGGCGACCTGAAGGCGGGCAGCCTCACGGTAGCGGCCGGGTCGAAGATGCGGGGCAAGGTCGAGTTCGGGTGGAAGGAGGGTGAGATCGAGGGCGCGACCGCACCCGAAAGCGCACCCCCCTCCGTTCGATGA
- a CDS encoding pyruvate dehydrogenase, with amino-acid sequence MEPTPAGSHLTAEERRILARIQDRLLWLATYTIHYANTRRANPSPERVGGHQSSSTSVLTVLTALYFKLLRPGDRIAVKPTAAPIFYAIQVLRGLLPPEALLRYRALGGLQAYPSRAKNPDWFDFSTGSMGLGAVAPAFAALVDRYVADHFGGPGEPAPGSPAASTTIGRPRNIALVGDAELDEGSVWEAWTEEAMADLAGHIVVVDLNRQSLDRVVGDRRSRQLEALFGALGWHVIRLRFGGRLRARFAAPGGAWLRARFEAMENLEYHALLRLPPAAAGRALLEGAPADVRAALDRLEDGEARALLTDLGGHDLDAIVAAFAEADRVADRPVAILAWTLKGWRLPFAGDPLNHGAQVTADQLQAMQRELGVADGEELRPFPSGSEEDRYIRHVMAAGIGLPRPYTDPPPIPIPDRLELPLRPETSTQEAFGDVLAALGRDPELSRVLVTLSPDVATTTHLSGWVNRRGVYAARKRDDAFERHGLASVVRWRESPGGQHIELGIGEASFFILLSVLGLAPELTGRRLLPIGTLYDCFLPRGLDPLLHATYSRARFILVASPSGITLAPEGGAHQSVLTPSLGLEVPNLVAFEPAFAREVEWLLLEALRQIQDREHGQAIYLRLSTKLVDQALLDPAVGRLGEAALRAQVLRGGYRLIDHRARPGYEPGANVVNLVATGVMIPEAVAASRTLEAEGIFANVLALTSARRCYDGWRAGLEAPTRRTGRPARAWIRALMPPDEVEGEVPVVSVLDGHSHALAWLGVALGVPQVALGVDGFGQSGARDDLYRHYGIDAGAIAEAARLTLA; translated from the coding sequence ATGGAGCCGACGCCGGCCGGAAGCCATCTGACCGCCGAGGAGCGCCGGATCCTCGCGCGCATCCAGGACCGGCTGCTCTGGCTCGCCACCTATACGATTCACTACGCCAACACCCGGCGGGCGAACCCGTCGCCGGAGCGCGTCGGGGGGCACCAGTCCAGCTCGACCTCCGTCCTCACAGTGCTGACAGCCCTCTACTTCAAGCTGCTGCGGCCCGGTGACCGCATCGCCGTCAAGCCGACGGCGGCGCCGATCTTCTACGCGATCCAGGTGCTGCGCGGGCTGCTGCCGCCCGAGGCGCTCCTCCGGTATCGCGCGCTGGGCGGGCTGCAGGCCTATCCCAGCCGTGCGAAGAACCCCGACTGGTTCGACTTCTCTACGGGCTCGATGGGGTTGGGCGCGGTGGCGCCAGCCTTCGCGGCGCTCGTGGATCGGTACGTCGCCGACCACTTCGGCGGCCCGGGCGAGCCGGCCCCGGGATCGCCGGCGGCCTCGACGACGATCGGGCGCCCGCGCAACATCGCGCTGGTCGGCGACGCCGAACTCGACGAGGGGAGCGTGTGGGAGGCCTGGACCGAAGAGGCGATGGCCGACCTGGCGGGTCACATCGTCGTGGTGGACCTGAATCGCCAGAGCCTGGACCGCGTGGTCGGAGACCGCCGGAGCCGCCAGCTCGAGGCGCTCTTCGGCGCCCTGGGCTGGCACGTGATCCGGCTCCGCTTCGGCGGCCGCCTCCGGGCGCGCTTCGCCGCGCCGGGTGGGGCGTGGCTTCGCGCCCGCTTCGAGGCCATGGAGAACCTCGAGTACCACGCCCTCCTGCGGCTTCCTCCGGCGGCGGCCGGCCGGGCGCTCCTGGAAGGCGCGCCGGCCGACGTGCGGGCGGCGCTCGACAGGCTCGAGGATGGCGAGGCTCGGGCGCTCCTCACGGATCTCGGCGGCCATGACCTCGACGCCATCGTGGCCGCGTTCGCCGAGGCCGATCGGGTGGCCGACCGGCCGGTGGCCATCCTGGCCTGGACGCTCAAGGGCTGGCGGCTCCCGTTCGCCGGCGATCCGCTGAACCACGGCGCCCAGGTCACGGCCGACCAGCTTCAGGCCATGCAGCGCGAACTCGGCGTGGCGGACGGCGAGGAGCTCCGGCCGTTTCCGTCCGGCAGCGAGGAGGACCGCTACATCCGGCACGTGATGGCGGCCGGGATCGGGCTCCCGCGCCCGTACACCGACCCGCCGCCGATCCCGATTCCCGATCGCCTCGAGCTCCCGCTCCGGCCCGAGACGTCGACCCAGGAGGCCTTCGGCGATGTGCTGGCCGCGCTGGGACGTGATCCGGAGCTGAGCCGGGTCCTCGTCACCCTCTCGCCCGACGTGGCGACGACGACCCACCTGTCGGGCTGGGTGAACCGTCGCGGCGTCTATGCCGCTCGCAAGCGCGACGACGCATTCGAGCGCCACGGCCTCGCCTCGGTGGTGCGCTGGCGCGAGAGTCCCGGCGGCCAGCACATCGAGCTCGGCATCGGCGAGGCGTCCTTCTTCATCCTGCTCTCGGTGCTGGGCCTGGCCCCCGAGCTGACGGGTCGCCGGCTCCTGCCGATCGGGACCCTCTACGACTGCTTCCTGCCGCGCGGGCTCGACCCGCTCCTCCACGCCACGTACTCCCGGGCCCGCTTCATCCTCGTCGCGAGTCCCTCCGGGATCACGCTCGCCCCCGAGGGCGGCGCCCACCAGTCGGTCCTGACCCCGAGCCTGGGGCTGGAGGTGCCGAACCTCGTCGCCTTCGAGCCCGCCTTCGCCCGGGAGGTGGAATGGCTCCTGCTCGAGGCGCTGCGGCAGATCCAGGACCGCGAGCACGGGCAGGCCATCTACCTCCGACTCTCGACCAAGCTCGTGGACCAGGCCCTGCTCGACCCCGCGGTCGGGCGGCTGGGGGAGGCGGCCCTACGGGCCCAGGTCCTGCGCGGCGGGTACCGGCTGATCGATCACCGCGCGCGTCCCGGCTACGAGCCCGGCGCCAACGTCGTGAACCTGGTCGCTACCGGCGTGATGATCCCGGAGGCGGTCGCGGCCAGCCGCACGCTCGAAGCGGAGGGGATCTTCGCCAACGTCCTGGCCCTGACGAGCGCCCGCCGCTGCTACGACGGATGGCGGGCGGGGCTGGAGGCGCCGACTCGGAGGACCGGGCGGCCGGCCCGCGCCTGGATCCGGGCGCTGATGCCGCCCGACGAGGTGGAGGGCGAGGTGCCGGTGGTGAGCGTGCTCGACGGGCACTCGCACGCGCTCGCCTGGCTCGGCGTCGCGCTGGGCGTGCCCCAGGTCGCCCTCGGGGTCGACGGCTTCGGCCAGTCCGGCGCGCGCGACGACCTCTATCGCCACTACGGGATCGATGCCGGGGCGATCGCCGAGGCGGCCCGCCTCACCCTGGCCTGA
- a CDS encoding IlvD/Edd family dehydratase: protein MSQPTPTADRAPQGIRRGLTHYGDPAFSLFIRGAYARGAGLTPDDLERPIVGIAQTWSEFNPCHRHLREVAEAVKRGVWQAGGLPLEFPTISLGEIYLSPTSMLFRNLMAMDTEEMILGQPMDGVVLLGGCDKTLPAQLMGAASADRPALVVTAGPMLAGRYEGARLGACTDCRRFWSEHRAGTLDAARLEAVQGELFPSTGTCMVMGTASTMAALTEALGMTLPGMAAIPAPLARRLRLAEAAGRRIVEMIREDLRPSAILTRAAFENAVRVLMALGGSTNAVVHLLAIAGRAGVPLGLDDFDRLGRSTPVVANVRPAGRYHMEDLAEAGGIPGVMAVLRPLLREDALTVTGRSLGAVLDATPAPGAWQDVIAPLERPLKADGGLVILRGSLAPGGAVLKVSAATPALLRHRGPACVFRDLADLTARVDEAALPVTPESVLVLQNAGPVGAPGMPEAGSLPIPAKLLAAGVRDMVRVSDARMSGTAGGTVVLHVAPEAAVGGPLALVRDGDEILLDAGARRLDLLVEDAELAQRRAAWQPPAPPPARGYRRLFVERVLQASEGCDFDFLRPAPVGRPPSGPGRS from the coding sequence ATGAGCCAGCCGACTCCGACCGCCGACCGGGCGCCGCAGGGCATCCGGCGCGGTCTCACGCACTACGGCGATCCCGCCTTCAGCCTCTTCATCCGGGGCGCCTATGCCCGCGGCGCCGGGCTCACTCCGGATGACCTCGAGCGGCCCATCGTCGGCATCGCCCAGACCTGGAGCGAGTTCAATCCCTGCCACCGCCACCTCCGCGAGGTCGCCGAGGCCGTCAAGCGCGGCGTGTGGCAGGCCGGCGGGCTCCCGCTCGAGTTCCCCACGATCTCGCTCGGCGAGATCTACCTCTCTCCGACCAGCATGCTCTTCCGCAACCTGATGGCCATGGACACCGAGGAGATGATCCTCGGCCAGCCCATGGACGGCGTCGTCCTCCTCGGCGGCTGCGACAAGACGCTGCCCGCCCAGCTCATGGGCGCGGCCAGCGCAGACCGCCCCGCGCTCGTCGTGACGGCGGGGCCGATGCTGGCCGGGCGCTACGAGGGCGCCCGCCTCGGCGCCTGCACGGACTGCCGCCGGTTCTGGAGCGAGCACCGGGCGGGGACGCTCGACGCCGCCCGCCTCGAAGCGGTCCAGGGCGAGCTCTTCCCTTCCACGGGAACGTGCATGGTCATGGGGACGGCGAGCACGATGGCCGCGCTCACCGAGGCGCTCGGGATGACGCTCCCCGGCATGGCGGCGATTCCGGCGCCGCTGGCCCGGCGGCTGCGGCTGGCCGAGGCCGCCGGGCGCCGGATCGTCGAGATGATCCGGGAAGACCTGCGCCCCTCGGCGATCCTGACCCGGGCGGCCTTCGAGAACGCGGTGCGCGTCCTGATGGCGCTCGGGGGCTCCACCAACGCCGTGGTCCACCTGCTGGCCATCGCCGGGCGCGCCGGGGTACCGCTCGGCCTCGACGACTTCGATCGTCTCGGCCGCTCCACGCCGGTCGTCGCCAACGTGCGTCCCGCGGGGCGCTACCACATGGAGGACCTCGCCGAGGCGGGGGGCATCCCCGGAGTGATGGCCGTCCTCCGGCCGCTGCTCCGCGAGGACGCCCTCACCGTGACCGGCCGGTCGCTCGGCGCCGTCCTCGACGCCACGCCGGCGCCCGGGGCCTGGCAGGACGTCATCGCCCCGCTCGAGCGCCCGCTCAAGGCCGACGGCGGCCTCGTGATTCTCCGCGGGAGCCTGGCCCCCGGCGGCGCCGTGCTCAAGGTCTCGGCGGCGACGCCCGCCCTCCTGCGCCATCGGGGGCCGGCCTGCGTCTTCCGCGACCTCGCCGACCTCACGGCCCGGGTGGACGAGGCGGCGCTACCCGTCACGCCGGAGAGCGTCCTCGTCCTCCAGAACGCGGGACCGGTGGGAGCGCCGGGGATGCCCGAGGCGGGCTCGCTGCCGATCCCGGCCAAGCTGCTGGCGGCGGGGGTGCGCGACATGGTCCGCGTCTCCGACGCGCGGATGAGCGGGACCGCGGGGGGCACCGTGGTCCTTCACGTGGCGCCGGAAGCCGCCGTCGGCGGGCCGCTGGCCCTGGTCCGGGACGGCGACGAGATCCTGCTGGACGCCGGGGCCCGGCGCCTCGATCTCCTGGTCGAGGACGCCGAGCTGGCGCAGCGGCGGGCCGCCTGGCAGCCGCCCGCGCCGCCGCCGGCGCGCGGGTACCGGCGGCTCTTCGTCGAGCGGGTCCTCCAGGCGTCCGAGGGGTGTGACTTCGACTTCCTGCGCCCGGCTCCCGTCGGCCGGCCGCCATCAGGTCCTGGGAGGAGCTGA
- a CDS encoding AMP-binding protein, translating to MLDGIVGWPPDVARRYRERGYWADVPLGDAVDRSIARHAEREAVVDGARRLTYRELGQLVDRLALHLAERGIASGARVVFQLPNVWPFVVAYLACLKVGAIPLTCLPAHRHAEIEYLARFTDAAAWLIPSEFRKFDYVAMAAELRERLPALREILVVGDRAGPGMTGLADLLGDPIEARRPPGTLAKLRPDADAPAVFQLSGGTTGLPKVIPRTHNDYLYNSLCFAGVANFDRDSVLLVTVPVAHNFPLACPGIQGAVLVGARIVLAPAADPETVFPLIERERVTWIPAVPAMAITWLNDPRLGRTDLSSVRTLAVGGSRLNPEPARRILADIGPVLMQVFGMAEGLLCCTRRGDPAEVIVETQGRPVSPDDEIRIVDDDGRPVPDGEAGELLCRGPYTLRGYYRAAEHNQAAFTPDGFYRTGDLVRRHPSGNLVVEGRKKDLINRGGEKVSAEEVENLILAHPAVLNAAVVAMPDALLGERACAYVVLRPGARLTLAELTGFLETRRIARFKLPERLEVVERFPATAVGKIAKKALRDEIARKLRGEGRAEA from the coding sequence ATGCTCGACGGGATCGTCGGCTGGCCGCCCGACGTCGCCCGGCGCTACCGGGAGCGCGGGTACTGGGCCGACGTTCCGCTCGGTGACGCGGTGGATCGGTCGATCGCGCGGCACGCCGAGCGGGAAGCGGTGGTGGACGGAGCCCGGCGGCTCACCTATCGTGAGCTCGGCCAGCTCGTGGATCGGCTCGCCCTGCACCTCGCGGAGCGGGGAATCGCCTCGGGCGCGCGCGTCGTCTTCCAGCTTCCCAACGTCTGGCCGTTCGTGGTCGCCTACCTCGCCTGCCTCAAGGTCGGCGCCATCCCCCTCACGTGCTTGCCGGCCCATCGCCACGCCGAGATCGAGTACCTGGCGCGCTTCACCGACGCCGCCGCCTGGCTCATCCCGTCCGAGTTCCGCAAGTTCGATTACGTGGCGATGGCGGCCGAGCTGCGCGAGCGCCTGCCCGCCCTCCGCGAGATCCTGGTCGTCGGCGACCGCGCGGGGCCCGGCATGACCGGGCTCGCCGACCTCCTCGGCGACCCGATCGAGGCGCGGAGGCCGCCGGGGACGCTGGCCAAGCTCCGTCCCGACGCCGACGCGCCGGCCGTCTTCCAGCTCTCGGGCGGGACGACGGGCCTGCCCAAGGTGATCCCGCGGACGCACAACGACTACCTCTACAACTCGCTCTGCTTCGCGGGCGTCGCGAACTTCGACCGGGACAGCGTCCTCCTCGTCACGGTGCCCGTCGCCCACAACTTCCCGCTGGCCTGTCCCGGGATCCAGGGCGCGGTCCTCGTCGGCGCCCGGATCGTCCTCGCCCCGGCCGCCGACCCCGAGACGGTCTTCCCGCTGATCGAGCGCGAGCGCGTGACCTGGATTCCCGCGGTTCCGGCCATGGCCATCACGTGGCTGAACGATCCCCGTCTCGGCCGCACGGACCTCTCCTCGGTCCGCACGCTGGCGGTCGGAGGCTCGCGGCTCAACCCGGAGCCCGCGCGGCGGATCCTGGCCGACATCGGGCCCGTCCTGATGCAGGTCTTCGGGATGGCCGAGGGTCTGCTCTGCTGCACGCGCCGGGGTGACCCGGCCGAGGTGATCGTCGAGACCCAGGGCCGGCCTGTTTCCCCCGACGACGAGATCCGGATCGTGGACGACGACGGCCGCCCGGTCCCGGACGGAGAGGCCGGGGAGCTTCTCTGCCGGGGTCCGTACACGCTGCGCGGCTACTATCGGGCCGCCGAGCACAACCAGGCGGCGTTCACGCCCGACGGGTTCTACCGAACGGGCGACCTGGTACGCCGCCACCCCAGCGGGAACCTGGTCGTCGAAGGGCGGAAGAAGGACCTCATCAACCGGGGCGGCGAGAAGGTCAGCGCCGAGGAGGTCGAGAACCTGATCCTCGCCCATCCCGCCGTCCTCAACGCGGCGGTGGTGGCCATGCCCGATGCCCTGCTGGGAGAGCGCGCCTGCGCCTACGTGGTCCTCCGGCCCGGCGCCCGGCTCACGCTGGCCGAGCTCACCGGGTTCCTCGAGACCCGGCGGATCGCCCGGTTCAAGCTCCCCGAGCGCCTGGAGGTGGTGGAGCGCTTCCCGGCCACCGCGGTCGGCAAGATCGCCAAGAAGGCGCTCCGTGACGAGATCGCCCGGAAGCTCCGGGGCGAGGGGCGGGCCGAGGCATGA
- a CDS encoding Phenylacetic acid catabolic protein has translation MSEMTTIAEAEERGRTDLWPFWRKRYAQGDPLPKLTCTVSRPIYRFDEGDPLPEEYKGLLLRMLRHEGERAGNKSFLGLMGTCLELAEAMFPTPETKLLKAEYLAEELKHAIMFHRLAVGLDRSFALKDVPYAHYAFHLPRETWADDAYFHFFVDLNGAFHARDWRESSYVPLAKMAATVERDELGHSEMGYYFLSQIAGDRKGRILAQHLLGKWYPAALDMFGRSDSPNVPKFIQWGLKSVGNADIRQAYKRYVDRKLETLGLDVPDERKHRRFL, from the coding sequence ATGAGCGAGATGACGACGATCGCCGAGGCCGAAGAGCGCGGGCGCACGGACCTGTGGCCCTTCTGGCGGAAGCGCTATGCCCAGGGCGACCCCCTCCCCAAGCTCACCTGCACGGTGAGTCGCCCCATCTACCGGTTCGACGAGGGCGACCCCTTGCCCGAGGAGTACAAGGGCCTCCTGCTCCGCATGCTTCGCCACGAGGGGGAGCGCGCCGGCAACAAGAGCTTTCTCGGGCTCATGGGGACCTGCCTCGAGCTGGCCGAGGCGATGTTCCCCACTCCCGAGACGAAGCTCCTCAAGGCGGAGTATCTGGCCGAGGAGCTCAAGCACGCGATCATGTTCCACCGGTTGGCGGTGGGCCTCGACCGCAGCTTCGCGCTCAAGGACGTCCCCTACGCCCATTACGCCTTCCACCTGCCGCGCGAGACGTGGGCCGACGACGCCTACTTCCACTTCTTCGTCGACCTCAACGGCGCCTTCCACGCCCGCGACTGGCGGGAGTCGAGCTACGTCCCCCTGGCCAAGATGGCGGCGACGGTCGAGCGCGACGAGCTCGGGCATTCGGAGATGGGCTACTACTTCCTCTCCCAGATCGCGGGCGATCGGAAGGGGAGGATCCTCGCTCAGCACCTCCTCGGGAAGTGGTATCCGGCCGCCCTCGACATGTTCGGGCGCTCCGACTCTCCCAACGTGCCCAAGTTCATTCAGTGGGGGCTCAAGAGCGTGGGGAACGCCGACATCCGCCAGGCCTACAAGCGCTACGTGGACCGAAAGCTCGAGACCCTCGGCCTCGACGTTCCGGACGAGCGCAAGCACCGCCGGTTCCTCTGA
- a CDS encoding ABC transporter permease, with protein MERLARIAVLLALVGLWQLLWLSGLPDFVLSPVEVAREFAAALLSGELLPHIGASLARSLPGFALGSALGIGLGLGAGVARGFDEMLSPVIFVTYPVPKIVMLPLFMLWFGIGDASKVLVIALACFYPTFINAYYGARSTPTLLVWSGLNMGARPRRIFWKVVIPSALPLVFAGLRVSLALSFILLFSAEMINARSGLGFLIRQSEASLRFDLMYVSIVTIAILGYASDRLLAAARKRVLAWQEAAA; from the coding sequence GTGGAGCGCCTCGCTCGGATCGCCGTGTTGCTGGCCCTGGTCGGGCTCTGGCAGCTTCTCTGGCTCTCCGGTCTGCCCGACTTCGTGCTGAGCCCCGTCGAGGTCGCCCGGGAGTTCGCCGCCGCACTCCTCTCGGGGGAGCTCTTGCCCCACATCGGGGCGAGCCTGGCGCGCTCGCTTCCCGGATTTGCCCTCGGCTCGGCCCTGGGGATCGGCCTGGGCCTGGGGGCCGGCGTGGCCCGCGGCTTCGACGAGATGCTGAGTCCGGTGATCTTCGTGACCTACCCGGTGCCGAAGATCGTCATGCTGCCGCTCTTCATGCTGTGGTTCGGGATCGGTGATGCCTCCAAGGTCCTCGTCATCGCGCTGGCCTGCTTCTACCCGACCTTCATCAACGCCTACTACGGGGCGCGCTCGACGCCGACGCTCCTGGTCTGGTCCGGGCTGAACATGGGGGCGCGCCCGCGGCGGATCTTCTGGAAGGTCGTGATCCCGAGCGCCCTCCCGCTGGTCTTCGCGGGACTCCGGGTGTCGCTCGCCCTGTCGTTCATCCTGCTCTTCTCGGCCGAGATGATCAACGCGCGCTCGGGGCTCGGGTTCCTCATCCGGCAGTCCGAGGCGAGCCTGCGGTTCGACCTCATGTACGTCTCCATCGTGACGATCGCCATCCTGGGCTACGCGAGCGACCGGCTGCTGGCCGCCGCCCGGAAGCGCGTGCTGGCATGGCAGGAGGCGGCGGCGTGA